A region of the Lycium barbarum isolate Lr01 chromosome 1, ASM1917538v2, whole genome shotgun sequence genome:
CTTAAACAAGAGTTGATATCTGACTTCAATTATGGTTTTCAACACTAATTGTAATAAAAAATCCTGAAGAAATCAAATTCTGGACGTATAGCAGAGAGAAGGCATGTGCAGAAGTTTTAGCTAGAAAGCATTCCAGTACGAATCAATAGATCAATCAATCAACTACACCTCAATCCTAAATTAGTTGTAGATGGCTATATGAATCTTGTTTATCCATTCCCGTCTATTCAGGTCCATCTCGTTCCAATACTAAATACAGTATCTTTTAGAGAAAATTAGGAGTTTTCTAAAAGTAGAGGTTCTCTAATCTCATACTTATCCAACATGGACATACAAGTCTTAACAATAGTAGAAAAGACTCTTGACAACGCTAGACCTAGAGAATTCATCATAATAAACTGCTTCTACGATGGACATCAACTTACCTTAATTGTTACCCTTTATCCAAGTTCGAGACCATATATATTTTGCAAAACTCTGATAGGTGGATTTAATAGGAGGAGAATCCATGAGATAATGTTTGACTTGTTGAATGCTGAATGTCTGATTCTATTTGCTTGAGAGTTAAGATATAGCACCAAAAAAGAGGATCTTCTGCTGTCACTCAATATGCAGTAATTGCTTCAGACGACGTCATATGGAACCTTTAATCAATAATAAGAAAGTCTTAAGAATGAGAAGAACCTTGACTCCCAAGGAGCAAAACAACCTTGGCTCAGAAGAAGGATGACACAAACACAAAATAAACAAAGATGATTACTAAATTTTGAGCTGCATAAGGTGTGCTTCGCGGCCAGTCTTAGTTAAAATTGATTCCTCTTTGATGTGTCTTTTTTCCAGTACTCTTAACAAGTTTCCTGGTCAACTCTAAGTCTGGACGAACTAAAATTgcttctatatctatatataaaaaCTTTCAAGAAGTGTCTGTTCTATTCTACTGTGATGATCTTGAGAATTTAAATTGTCATGTTCCTTTTAAATTTTTAGCTCTCAACGTAAAGCGTGATGAAAGTTTTGCTCATTCTAGTATATGTTTGGATCCTAGGCTATGCTTTTTCCCTCTTGCTCCGAGTATTCTTTTCACTTTGTTCTTGCTTGGCTTGTGTCAATTTTGTTGCTAAAATTTTTGTTGTTACTGAAATACAGAAGCGTTATGAAGATATTTCAGTTTTGGGACAGAGGCCTGCTGAATAGACTTGCAGTAATGGATGCCCATTTGAGTCAGAAGACAAGCATTTTATTATCTTTCAATAATTATTTTCTTACTGGGCCATGATGGTTATGGCTGATTATTTTTTGTGTCTGCTGTGTTTTGGAGGAAATTGTTAAGTGAACTGTTACTTTTGCCATTTCCATGGTAACAAAGAACAGCCTTCGCATTATTATGTATCCTTTCAATTATCTAGTGTCGCCACCATGGTTAAATGCATCAAAGAAGACTGATTCATTTAGATATTCGCTGTGCCTTGGAGGAAATTGTTAAAATCTGGTGCTTTCCATTTCCTTGGTAGCAACGAACAGCCTTCAATATACTGCATGGCTGCATCCTTTCAACTTTCTAGTGTTCACCAtgcttaaaaaaataaaaggagtATTCTCCAAGGTTTCAATTGTGAGTATAATATAAAAAAGAAGCTTCTTTCTTTCATACTAATTAAGACTGTACAGTGCTAAGATCTTGATCCTCGGGATTTGTTTGATTATATTCACATTTCTTGGAAAAATCTTGTGATTGCTAAATAATATGTGCTCCATTCCATCTCGGAGTTAGATAGGAGATCAGATGAAAAAACAGAATGTGAAACCTGAAATGATAGGCAGTTAAAAGTGTGCGGACTTAATCGTATTTTCACATAGTTGATAGACTGTTGGTCCATCGACCGCAAAACTTATTTCATCGTATCAAACTTGAAATGTAGAGGATCTAGATgaattagagcctgtttggattgaccTATTTTAGGTGCATTTAAACCAAAATAGCTTTCAGGTACATTTCAGGAAAAATAACTTTAAAGTGTAtggataaaataaaaaagtgactTTAATCACTTCCTCTAGACCCTATTGAGAACGAGGAAAGCACAAACACTTATTCAAAGGCAAATTACAGAATGTTTCTGTTTGGAAAATGGTGAATTCCATGGACACGTTCATGCTCATAAGTGAATTTTATGTGGGTAATTTAATTCTGAGCTTGCCACGTGCTTAAGGGCAAATTTGTTCCAAAGTATAATGGGAACGGTATATTCAGACTATAAGCATTATTTGAAGGGATATGTTTGGACCAAAAATACTACGAGGTATTTTATAAACTATTTCTGATAGTacggggtatatttgacccttttctgttTTAATTATTTACCCAAAATTCTACGTGTAAGTTGGATAACGCTCGGCTGAAATTACCGACGTAGTACTATTAGGTTTTTACTTTCACAATGTTTATATAATTCTTCTCATTGCTTTGTGTTGTTGCTGTCGAGCGCGTTTCTGTTCTACAGGtatcttcttctctttttccttcatcgtttctctctctctctttttttttttttttttttttttgttggggtgtTTTTACTAGGTTTGTCTCCATGCATCCTTATTAATTTCGAAATTCAATGGTTGTTTCTCGTTTTCTTCAGTGCTTggtcttcttcttttatttttctctGAATCCTTTTTTTTCTGTATTATTACAACTATTTTTGGGTAGTTTCGAAATTTAACGGCTGCTATGCGATGATGCTGTTTTTCTATCGTCATGATCAAAACAAGTATCCTAAGTAGTTGTTTGGCCATAGGAACccaatatttttcactttatttggaatttttgtagttggagttgaagatggagttgtgtttgtttatacttttttcaaaaaatatttggttgtttgaatataCTGGGTTTTAGAAGTTTTCCAAATATGGAATTTTCAATGGTCAAACTCTGAtattcaaataaagtgaaaaaaaaaatccggaaaaaagtAAATAATTCTCATCATACGGGTCAATAAGTACTTACATTGCTGATTGCACACTAAAGAGGGAAAGATTGTTTTCACTTTTCTGTTTCCTCTTTTCAAAGATCAAATTCAAACGATAATGATGCAAGAATGAATTTAAGAAATCTAGATAAAAACCAAGCGATATAAAATAGAGCTAAAGGATATTTAATTGATATAATCGCAAAATGGTTACATGATACTTAGAATATAAGAGAGATGCCCTAGCTAGCTTATGGGAATCTAAAAGAACCATTACAAGGAAAATTGTGGTAATTGCATAGGTAAAGAGACTTAAAGTTAAGGGGTTCAGGTACAAGTGTACAACTGATGAAACTTGTGTCCACAGCTTTAAACTGCACTTGGTACAACCATTGCAAGCATCGGCTCATCTATCTTACTATAGCTCCTAAATTCATATTGCATCAGATTAAGGCTTAGAGTCATGGCAATCTCTGGAATTCACAACTTTGTAACATAAGTTGTCTCATTCATTTGAATGTTGATGGATAAGTGTAAGTTTTGCTTCTTTATAAATCAAGTCCAGATTTGTAAAGAACAAGAACAATGTTAATATAGTCTTCATCTGCTCCTACACTTTTGCTTTGCCTCTATTAGCTTTTTCGAATAACAAACTAAGAATTAACAGGAAAATTATCCAGGAGAATGACAATGAAATCTTACTTAGCCTAGAGCATCCACTTATATTAGTATCTAATTGAATTGATTTATACTTCTTTGAATTGCTTGTTATTGTGCCGATGGTCTACCGGAAACACCACtttacctcccaaggtagggtaAGGTCCGCGTACTCTACCCTCCCAGACCACACTTTGTGGGATTTTGCtgggtatgatgttgttgttgttgttgtacattaGATTTTGTTGGGGAAGCTGGAAAAGAAAATAACATATCAAATAATGAAGTTTCTTTCAATGGAAAAGCACAATTCCCCATATGTCAAATAAACTAAGAACATCATCACTGCTCTTGGTTTTCATATATACAATTGTAATTTAAAAAGAAGCTATTCTTGTGTAGGCTACTTtgtatgagagagagagagagagagagtcgcAAGAAGCACTTGTTATTCAAATAGAGAACCATTCTTCTGGGCTAGTGTCAAGATACACTTTCTTTCTATGAGTTGCTCGCCCTCCTTTAATTTGCATTCTACTTCACTTTTAGAATTTTAGGAGATTTTATAACAGGCTCATCCTCCTTTAATTTGCAAGAATTTTGTTTCAAACGTTCTCTTGTCTGCCCTGAATTCGATTGCATATATGTAGTTTGTAGTCTTGAAAGCTGTTTAGGTCGTCTCTTCCATATGTTAGTCATTTCATTTACATGTAGCTGATTAATGATGACAGTAGGAACATTTTAATGATTAGAACTCTGTCTGCTCGAGTCCTTTCCTCTCCTCCTTGATCTCACACACTAGCGCTATTTCTATTCTGCGGCTTCTAATTCAATTTGGGAGGTTGTTCTGCTGTGGTTACTACCAGTAATCTGCAATTCCTGAGTAGCTACATGGTCTCCATTTTTGCATTATAAAACGttcatttatttatatatatatatatttttattttttatttttttttgcattgtaAGGTTTTGCTGCCCCTTTAGTAGTATCCACAAATCTTATAGAATATCCTGGGAGTGGACAACTACTAAAATCAAGCAATTATAGTCTCGATTGGGTGAGCTGCAATATGATCACTTCTTGAATACAGTGAGAAGTTTAAATACTACACCATCCTGTTACCAAAAATGGAATATCTATGCTGGTGTTCTGATAAGTGTAGTGGTCTGCCATGGTTGAAATTCTTGATAGATTGTGCAAACATAGAAATTTGAAGTACTTGTTACAACTTACATATAAAGGTCTTAGAGAAGCTACTTTTAGTGGTCTCTGTATGGTATTTATATTCCCATTATTAGAACATAGAAAAAATATCATCAAACCTATTGAGTCTGTAGTCATCTatccttttcttgttctttaagTAGCCATCATGAAATTAGTGATTCATTGACATTTGTATATTCTATGGCACCGAAATATGGATCTTGTTTGAAGTTCATGAACTTGGTTATTACGAATTTAAGTCACAGACTTAACAAATATAAGATCTTCGATAAAGAGGAATAAGAAATGGCTGAGGCCTGCGTATTGAAATCCTGAGATTAAAAAATGGTGGTTGTTATAGGTAAAACACTGTTATGTAGGTTAATAGATTAGATAAGTTCCAATGAGGAATATAGAACGTTAGACACTCTTGAACCAGAAACATCTAAGTCCAACATTTTCTAAGCTGGATATATTAAGTTAATTTTTGGTAGAATTAGCAGACAAGAAATTAGAATATCATTTTTGTGTTTAATTCTCGTTGAAGTCAAGAGTCCCCATATGTGTTTGAATTTTATAAAAAAGTCTCCACTATGCTTGAGAAATTAAAAATGTATCCATATATAATTGGGAGAAAGAGTTGATATGGTAATTAAGAATGCTTGTTTAGCCAGTTCATACCATCCATACATAGTGTTTTGCTTTAAGATTTCAATGCTTTCTTTGGACGGAAGAAATTGAATAAACCATGAGTTAATTAATTTCCTAAAGCGGACTGAACCTCAGTCTATAAATTCTCAGAAATCCTCCTTCGGCCTTCACATCTCTGGCCTGTGCAAgttgctttcttttcatgttctTTTGTTTCCCTAGttctagaattgaaattagctacaaTCTTTGTCGCTGTCAAATTTTGTTGTTTAGCTACAGAATTTGTCCGTTGCTAACTACTGTTTTTGTAGTTGATTTCTGTTTCATTGTTGTTGAGAGAGTGCAAGAAAAACAAAATCCACACATGGAGCACTTAGAGCTAAAAGAGGGTTTTCGTTTCCATCCAACTGATGCAGAAGGACTTAGTTTCTTGCTAAGATTCGTGGCGAAACAAGAGATGCATGATGCTGGATTTATCACCACCAACATAGATGTCTATGGTAATGAAGAGCCATGGGAGATTTACAGTCAAGGAGTACCCTGTGGAGGAtcagaagatgaagatgatgacgACTGTTATCGCTACTTCATCACGAAGCTGAAGAAGAAAAGCCCCATGACGTATCATCGTGAAGTGGGAAACAAAGGCAGTTGGAAACAACAAGGCGAGGAAAAAACAGTTTACAACAACATGGGGAACTCATCATCAACTCTTATTATTGGATGCAAGAAGAGCATGCGTTACGTGAATAAGGAGCATAAAGATGGGGATTGGCTCATGAAGGAGTACGAGCTCTCTAAGGTTATTCTTCAAAAGTTCGACGGGGATTGCAGGGATTATGTTTTGTGTGCCATCAAGAAGAAGCCCATTGATACTTGTTCTCCTGTGACGTCCACAACTACGTTGGATGATGCTTCTGAGGACTCTGATGAGGTAGCTGGTTTTGCTGACTCTGTATTGGCGACTTCCAATGATAATAATATGTGAAGGAATTTGGAACACTCTCTGAGTCTCAAACAATGGCTTTTCTGAATTTTCAAGAATCACAAGAAGCAGTATATTGTTGAACCATTATTCGTTAGCTTTTGTTGTCTGCAATTAAGGCGTGGACGAACTAGCACAAACTGAACTTTTATTGGCCATGTACTGTTGCCAATTGAATTAATAGATGTTTATACATACACAATTATTCAGCTTGGTAGATGTTGCTTATAGCATGTTTGGTCACGCTTTTGGGAgcccaaaagtgcttattttttttCAAGAAGTGCTTATGTTataaaagtgaggtgtttgaatcagcttttggaagaaaataagtgcttctttGAGTGTAGAAGAAactgtttttcagaagctaaaaaagtaGTTTTCTCAAAagcacttttgaaaaaaatatatttaggAACACTTTTTAAAATCTTAGTTAAAAACTAATTACTGCTCAAAAGTGTGTTTTAAGTTAATTGGACAAATGCAATATGTTTGtcgccaaaaatatttttttttaaaaataactttttaaaaataagctgattttaaaagtttggccGGGCATAAGTACCGCTATGATGAAGTATGAATTGGATAGTTATTACTTTTAAAATATTTCAGATGTGTTGCAATAGTTTGCTAAACCCACAGAAGATAAACGATGAAATTAGTTCTTGTTAAGTTCTACCTAGTATTAATTATGAAAATAACATAAACGATGAACTTGTTAAGTTTCTACCTAGTCTTAATCATGAAATGCATAATGCATGAGCATGATCCGTACATTTGAACAAAATACTACCGGAGTTACTTATACATCTCTTTTTGTGGAGATTGTCAACCATATTTTCTTGGATATAAtaaagagataatggtcaaaaacacaacTAAAGTATCACTTTTGCAAGTTTCCTACTGAACTATCAGGTACTTGCGTTCCCTACCTGAGTTATCACCAACTATTTAAGATTGTTGGTAAGAACTGAACAAGCACAGCTCcagggaaagaaaaaaaatatatgcaaCTACATGGCTTCAGAACTATACTTTGTAGAAACACCTCACATCCAACATCTGGTCATATTTCCAACTCATAACAGGAATGCCTAATACTTTTCATTTGATATCAACTTCTACTACTGTCTAAGTTATGAATGCAGTACAACTTGATTAAGAATGCGCCGTGCCTAAGTTTTTGCTGACAATGCTCAGTTGTCCAAAAACAAGAAACCTTTCCCATTTTGTTTAGCTGCTCAAATCACCAAAGAGATTCCTAAATGATATCAAGCACGAAGATGGAAACCCTTTTTGTTGAACTCCTCATAACACTGAAGACCATCAAATGGTAGCAATCACGAAGACTAAGAAGGAGCCTCATTCACTTTTTACAGCATGGTAGATGCGACGGGTAAACATCAAGGAAGCACGGAGACTGATTGTTCCAAGCATAAGGAAAAATGCATAGCATATGCAAGTGTTGTATACAAAGAAGGTGGTAGTCTGCAAGACCCCACTCATGTTTGATTTGCAATAGAAGTATATGGAGTAGGCAAACATAAATACAGCTGTTGAGCCCCCCCGGAAAATAGACCTGCATCAAACAACATATTTATCAGTCTATGGAGGCAGCCATAGATGTTGTAAATGAACTAGCAAATGAAAAGGATTCAATATCAAGTAAAATTAGATATCCACTAATGATCTTTGAGACCTTAAATGCTTTTGGAAAACATAAACTCATCCAGGTTTACATTTTGCTCaaacatatatatagatatatatatattgatctaGTACAAATTGAGAGTATTGCAGTAAATGTGGTAGACCACTACAGCAGACTAACAAAGTAAGAACTTATGTAAGAACTTATTTGGCACTCCCAATTTAGAAAATgcaagagttcaatcttactcaACAGAATGACAGCTACTATGAATGCCAAAATTCATGTTAGGTAGTTGCTTTTTCCTGTGCCTACTGTAATTGATGAACAAAAAAAGTGGCATTTAGCCCCCAAATAGAGGAACTGCTTGTCAACTCTACTATTCTAGTGTCCGACATCCAGTGTTCAACAATAAGTTGTCATTCAATTCTTCTGTAAAACGCAATATCCTCTCACAGTATCACGATTCAATGGGTCACTCAATAATGTCATAGTGTCACAAGAAAGTAGTTAATGTAGTGAGGAACGTATGAATTCCTTCAACATTCGAAGTACAAAGTTGCCAATAGCCTTCACTGTGTTTACCAAATTCCGGATAGGAAATAAAATCTGGGTATTATTACCCTTCTCTCTTTGAGATTTTGTTGAAATGTTGAAGTAGACAAGATTAAGGAGAAAACTGTATTTTCTTTATCACAAAAAAAGTTAAAGAAATTCAATTAAAACTCCACCAGTTAACATTCAAATAACAGAAAGAGCAAAGTTATAAAGATATAGTCAATTGATACATACCGCCACCACCATTCATGGTCTTCCACTGTCAGCTGAATATATGTCAAACCGATGCTTAGGGTCACAGTGAGCAGTATGAGGATTACAAACATAAAGAACAAAATACCAGGAAGAGTCGAAATCTTGTAGCCCCAAAGGGTAGCATACAACTGGTGTAACTCTACAACAATGGCACTGAAAGGTAGAAGACCAGCCAAAAACATTTGACCAGTTGTCTTCCTGTACCAAGCTAGCGGTGGAATCTCTCTTGCACACTTCTTTGTGGCAGAAGGTGCTTGAAACTCAGACCTACACCGATAGCCAATTAGCCCACCAAGAGCAAGCAGTGGAATAGCGATGAAGGTATAAACAAGAATAATGACAATTATGGAGCCAAATGGAATTGCTAAGGTAGCCCCAAATAATACAGCGACTGAATTAAGGAAAAACTGCATAATGAGGGACGGTCCAAGAAAGAGCACTGCAGAGAAAGTAACGCTCCTTTCCTGATGGTGAAAAGAAAAGTTTTCAGTTCCTGGAAAAACAATAACTACAGAAATAAAAAGTTGGAACAAAGTTGATAAAAGTTACCCATCCAGTTTCAAAAAATTGACTGTAGAAAGAGGCAGAGCTGTATCCGGCAACTGCAGATGTAAGGGTATAAATTATGACCAAGGATGTCAAGAGAGTTCCACGGTTATATGGATATAGGACACCAAGAAATGCCAATATAAATAAGCAGCAGAACCTGAAAGTGCAGCAAAAACGGTTAACTAAAGGCATAAGATGTGCCTGGCATGATCAATTAAGTAATATAAATATGTCAAACATAATCATGCAGTAAGCACCACCCTTACATGGAAGTATTTTCGCAGATAATGGAAAACCACGCCGATTATATCGAAAATACGTGGGATGGAAGGTCTTCTAACAGGACAATGTAAAACCTTTTCCATATCTAAGCTCTTATTGACAAAGTTAAACAAATATTTCCTCGAAGCTATCTTTCCATAGATCTTAAATTTACTCAAAAATATACAGAATATAGAAGATAAATGATGCTGATACCATGCAACATTTGGTGGGATAACATGGTCACAAAATGACTTGCCAAGGGATTGTAAGAGTTTGTTGGCAAGGGCAGAAGACTGATAAAAGATGGAGCAGATGTAGAAGTCTATCGCATTACGTATCATGTGGATTGTCTGGTTGGAAAGAGACAAAACATGCTTCAGAGGATTCTGTATTTCCAAGTTGGAAAGTGAAAGATCACTAACAGAAGCAGGACAAAATAGACCCCACCAGCCAGGGCCTTCAGAGATATACTTTATTAAAGGGGACTGGTTGGGAATTGGAAAGGTGGGTATACAATATCTTGAGTTAGATATCAAACGTACAAACTTATGCACATAGACTCTCTCTCAGTGATAATGCAGAAAAGAAATAGAAGATGGCTCAATGGACATATGAAAACGAAAGGAACACCTATTATAAGTTCTGCAGCCTATAGAGAACTTAATGAAGTTATGAAATCAGCTGATGAATAAATAAGAGCTACAACTTACAAGGTCAACAGCTGGGTACCAGCACCGATAACCGCACAAAGCAGAGGCATGTTTGATGGACATCTAAATACGTCCCCGTGAAGGTACTTCCAACCCACTTCTTTGTCTTCCTCTTCATCACCGCTAGCCCATCTGCATATCAGTCATACAAGTATGAGAAAAGTGCTTTCAGCTTCAGATACCTTCATGTAAATATACATAGATTACTTGTTTTGCCATTAGCAATAAGCATGACATGAGTCTTACTTTCGTAGATCGTTCTTAAGACGCTGCATCATACTCACAGCAAAAAAGGCCATCAGCAGAACAGAAATAACAATTGAATTAATTACTGAGAACCAATGAACTTGATGGATCACTGGTTTTGCTGAAGCCTTAGAGTATCTTTCCATTCTGTTCTTGAATAGAGTTGATGTTTCATTCCAGCGTACATTATACGTGAAGGTTACATCTTGGTCtatatcttctgtaatatccaCAACATGGCTTGGATCACTGAGAGCATGTATTTCTATGACTTGGTTTCCATTGTAAAGCACATCAAATTGGATATGCTTAAAGAGAAAATACTTGGGGCCCTTTCCATCCAGGGTCCAGAGTTCATCTTCAATTTTCCCGACAAATCCCCAGAAAGGAAGATCATCAAAGTACATCTGGTAGTAGTAATCTTTAATAATAGCGGCTCTAAACTCTGAGATATCATTTTGATTAAGCTTCTTGTGGCACAGGACAGCCCCATCTTTCTCCACTCCAAATTTCAACTGATACAAGGTATTGGTTAAATGGTCACCATTCAGAACTTCCCCAAGGGATTCCTTTTCCGGAAGCAGCTCACCTGTGTCAAGTGAAAATAAAAGGTCAAAATTCTTTTTTTTGAAACTAAAATTTTATGTTAAGCAACCTTCACCGAAAAATTCTTGAAAATAAGAAAGTTAAATTTTCAACATAACTAACTCCAGAGATTACCAGTGACActaaacaaaatatatataacagTACCGTGAATAACATCTTATCACAGATTTAGTAGCTTTGCTCTTGCTCTAAGCAGTAATATATTTTGAGTTTATGTATTGTAAGAAGATACGACCTCTttaccttcacaaggtaggggtaaggctgcgtacacgCCACCCTCCCCAgtccccacttgtgggattacactgggtatgttgttgttgacttGTTGTATTGTAAGCAGATAAGAAGCACAAGATGTTAATAGTACAGTTTCTCTGTATA
Encoded here:
- the LOC132604168 gene encoding NAC domain-containing protein 1-like, translated to MEHLELKEGFRFHPTDAEGLSFLLRFVAKQEMHDAGFITTNIDVYGNEEPWEIYSQGVPCGGSEDEDDDDCYRYFITKLKKKSPMTYHREVGNKGSWKQQGEEKTVYNNMGNSSSTLIIGCKKSMRYVNKEHKDGDWLMKEYELSKVILQKFDGDCRDYVLCAIKKKPIDTCSPVTSTTTLDDASEDSDEVAGFADSVLATSNDNNM
- the LOC132604186 gene encoding transmembrane 9 superfamily member 5, giving the protein MGRMISQLILPFQLLLILGLSVASPNDHRYNLGDEVPLFVNKVGPLNNPSETYQYYDLPFCQPGELLPEKESLGEVLNGDHLTNTLYQLKFGVEKDGAVLCHKKLNQNDISEFRAAIIKDYYYQMYFDDLPFWGFVGKIEDELWTLDGKGPKYFLFKHIQFDVLYNGNQVIEIHALSDPSHVVDITEDIDQDVTFTYNVRWNETSTLFKNRMERYSKASAKPVIHQVHWFSVINSIVISVLLMAFFAVSMMQRLKNDLRKWASGDEEEDKEVGWKYLHGDVFRCPSNMPLLCAVIGAGTQLLTLFCCLFILAFLGVLYPYNRGTLLTSLVIIYTLTSAVAGYSSASFYSQFFETGWERSVTFSAVLFLGPSLIMQFFLNSVAVLFGATLAIPFGSIIVIILVYTFIAIPLLALGGLIGYRCRSEFQAPSATKKCAREIPPLAWYRKTTGQMFLAGLLPFSAIVVELHQLYATLWGYKISTLPGILFFMFVILILLTVTLSIGLTYIQLTVEDHEWWWRSIFRGGSTAVFMFAYSIYFYCKSNMSGVLQTTTFFVYNTCICYAFFLMLGTISLRASLMFTRRIYHAVKSE